One Mycolicibacter sp. MU0083 DNA window includes the following coding sequences:
- a CDS encoding mammalian cell entry protein yields the protein MEDQQSDSGAVTEESAVEQTEVLEDADAEATGAEDAGTEGEVTEGDDRAETETEPEQEPEPEPAQRRARGRLGMRLAVAVSAAAFVGAAGFAGAASQPYLLDRAEVATKVDVARTAARAIHTLWNYTPENMDTLPDRAAVYLSGDLQAQYSKFIDAIADSNKQAQVTDTTEIVGAAVESLDGPEATVIVYTNTTATSALNKAIPQIKYLTYRLYMKRDQNRWVVTRMPTITSLDLTPRLQG from the coding sequence GTGGAAGATCAGCAATCTGACTCAGGTGCTGTGACCGAGGAATCCGCCGTCGAGCAGACCGAGGTCCTCGAGGACGCGGACGCCGAAGCGACGGGCGCCGAGGACGCGGGCACGGAGGGCGAGGTCACCGAGGGCGACGACCGAGCCGAGACCGAGACCGAGCCGGAACAGGAACCGGAGCCCGAGCCCGCGCAACGTCGGGCCCGCGGACGCCTCGGGATGCGGTTGGCGGTAGCGGTCAGTGCGGCGGCGTTCGTGGGCGCAGCCGGATTCGCGGGCGCCGCCTCCCAGCCCTACCTTCTGGACCGGGCCGAAGTGGCGACCAAGGTCGACGTCGCCCGCACCGCGGCGCGGGCCATCCACACGTTGTGGAACTACACCCCGGAGAACATGGACACGCTGCCGGACCGGGCCGCGGTATACCTCAGCGGCGACCTGCAGGCCCAGTACAGCAAGTTCATCGACGCGATCGCCGACAGCAACAAGCAGGCCCAGGTCACCGACACCACCGAGATCGTCGGCGCCGCCGTCGAATCCCTCGACGGCCCCGAAGCCACCGTGATCGTCTACACGAACACCACCGCCACCAGCGCCCTGAACAAGGCGATCCCCCAGATCAAGTACCTCACCTATCGGCTGTACATGAAGCGGGACCAGAACCGCTGGGTGGTCACCAGGATGCCCACCATCACCTCGCTGGATCTCACCCCGCGCCTGCAGGGCTGA
- a CDS encoding YoaK family protein → MPIASPLPRRRTVTALLLLTFATGLVDAISVLVLGRVFVANMTGNAIFLGFLFVPDTGFDLTAAIDAVAGFLAGAIIGGRLARRFGERAPRRWLCAALGFEAALLLVLAGAAGLGVLRYDDASKLILIAGLALAFGVQNSTARQFGIQELYTTVLTSTIVGIGVDSRLAGGSGDRQGLRYGVVLVMLSGAVVGATLTHLFIAPVIALAAVVVLAALLLFRFG, encoded by the coding sequence ATGCCGATCGCCTCGCCGTTGCCGCGGCGGCGCACGGTGACGGCCCTGCTGCTGCTGACCTTCGCGACCGGGTTGGTCGACGCGATCAGTGTGCTGGTTCTCGGGCGGGTCTTCGTCGCGAACATGACCGGCAACGCGATCTTCCTCGGATTCCTGTTCGTCCCGGACACCGGATTCGACCTGACGGCGGCGATCGACGCCGTCGCGGGGTTCCTGGCCGGGGCGATCATCGGCGGCCGGTTGGCGCGCCGGTTCGGGGAGCGGGCCCCGCGGCGCTGGCTCTGCGCGGCGCTGGGTTTCGAAGCCGCCCTGCTGCTGGTGCTCGCGGGAGCCGCCGGGCTCGGTGTGCTGCGCTACGACGACGCCAGCAAGCTGATCCTGATCGCCGGCCTGGCACTGGCCTTCGGCGTGCAGAACTCCACGGCCCGGCAATTCGGCATCCAGGAGCTCTACACCACCGTGCTGACCTCGACGATCGTCGGGATCGGCGTGGACAGCCGGCTGGCCGGCGGCAGCGGCGACCGGCAGGGGCTGCGTTACGGCGTGGTCCTGGTGATGCTGTCCGGCGCGGTGGTCGGGGCGACCCTCACGCATCTGTTCATCGCACCGGTGATCGCCCTGGCGGCCGTCGTGGTGCTGGCCGCATTACTGCTGTTCCGGTTCGGCTAG
- a CDS encoding mannan-binding family protein gives MWANRLLTGLVTAALTVCGVAAAPAAGASAPSFCNGLGGDWDGQYCTTDVHSERLATRYIRMAVPGDLVDHPVAGPPIRDYLSKLFSNWRIKGASMVADSWGNENYEVFQHGKALTVVFHEDYHSDGPYINNAYRTFTFDMGPGGRQLQLADITKPGVDPLATIPQLGEPYIIEALDRAFWEHRPGDYPFVPERFTPDKVYSGGYRSWALTPDELILYMPDYPVSHDSPIQYNQMQWYMDGGNVQAHIPLSALSSILRPEYGGVE, from the coding sequence ATGTGGGCGAACCGGCTGTTGACCGGGCTGGTAACGGCGGCACTGACGGTCTGCGGTGTTGCGGCCGCACCCGCGGCGGGCGCATCGGCGCCGTCGTTCTGCAACGGTCTGGGCGGTGACTGGGACGGACAGTACTGCACCACCGACGTCCATTCCGAACGGCTGGCCACCCGCTACATCCGGATGGCGGTGCCCGGCGATCTGGTGGACCACCCGGTGGCCGGCCCGCCGATCCGGGACTACCTGTCGAAGCTGTTCAGCAATTGGCGCATCAAGGGCGCGTCGATGGTCGCCGACAGCTGGGGCAACGAGAACTACGAGGTCTTCCAGCACGGCAAGGCGCTGACCGTGGTGTTCCACGAGGACTACCACTCCGACGGCCCGTATATCAACAACGCCTACCGGACCTTCACCTTCGACATGGGTCCGGGCGGGCGGCAGTTGCAGTTGGCCGACATCACCAAGCCCGGGGTCGATCCGCTGGCGACGATTCCGCAGTTGGGCGAGCCCTACATCATCGAGGCGCTGGATCGGGCGTTCTGGGAGCACCGGCCCGGTGACTACCCGTTCGTCCCGGAGCGGTTCACCCCGGACAAGGTCTATTCCGGGGGCTACCGGTCCTGGGCGCTGACCCCCGACGAGCTGATCCTGTACATGCCCGACTATCCGGTCAGCCACGACAGTCCGATCCAGTACAACCAGATGCAGTGGTACATGGACGGCGGCAATGTGCAGGCCCACATCCCGCTGTCGGCACTGAGTTCGATTCTGCGGCCGGAGTACGGCGGGGTCGAGTAG
- a CDS encoding Mce protein, producing the protein MSTADAPSTTEEPDAVAPRSRRDTLTRAGVAAAYVVVFGLVLGLGWPLWQQHRLTSAAAAGQHAAVDYAQVLTSIDSDKVDDNFDAVVNGATGEFKDTYTKASVQLRQLLIDNKATAQGTVVESAVQSKSRDKVVVLLMVNQSITNTTRPDPRVDRIRMKMTMQRVDGHWLASKVELP; encoded by the coding sequence GTGAGCACCGCCGACGCACCGTCGACGACCGAAGAACCCGACGCGGTGGCGCCGCGCAGCCGACGCGACACACTCACCCGGGCCGGTGTCGCCGCGGCCTATGTGGTGGTGTTCGGTCTGGTCCTGGGTCTGGGCTGGCCGCTGTGGCAGCAGCACCGGCTCACGTCGGCCGCCGCCGCAGGGCAGCATGCCGCCGTCGACTACGCGCAGGTGCTCACCAGCATCGACTCCGACAAGGTCGACGACAACTTCGACGCGGTGGTCAACGGCGCGACCGGCGAGTTCAAGGACACCTACACCAAGGCCAGTGTCCAGTTGCGGCAACTGCTGATCGACAACAAGGCCACCGCGCAGGGCACGGTGGTGGAGTCCGCGGTCCAGTCGAAATCACGTGACAAGGTGGTGGTGCTGTTGATGGTCAACCAGTCGATCACCAACACCACGCGACCGGATCCCCGGGTGGATCGGATCCGGATGAAGATGACGATGCAGAGGGTCGACGGCCATTGGCTGGCGAGCAAGGTCGAATTGCCCTAG
- a CDS encoding MlaD family protein codes for MIETLSRFIVRSVRAGYRRKNLLSSLALLMTLVLATGYLLVGALRVNPARSTYQITIALPDSGGLLTNQDVSVRGIPVGRIEALRVTGSGVEAIANIDSSVRIPAASPVRVSGLSAAGEQYIDFEPSSNTGPFLSAGSKVSQDQATTPIPMATLLADADGMLAQTDPRKLDLVKKELSLTGEGPQKLTDLVDGGTFLLSTLDSVLPETVSLLKSSRVVLTMLSDVDSGLVTTTANLDKVFKGVNPMIGGYQRLLDQGPGMLSAVDGIFDDNSDVMVGLLGNLVTTAQLLYVRVPALNALFPDYRGSLLEALSTTIREKGLWTTGDIYPRYTCDYGTPRRVPSAADYPEPFLYNYCRDTDPSVLIRGARNAPRPPGDDTAGPPPGADLTATTDPTPKGRYTIPTEYGGPPLLIDPPR; via the coding sequence GTGATCGAGACCCTGAGCCGCTTCATCGTCCGGTCGGTTCGCGCCGGCTACCGGCGCAAGAACCTGCTGTCGAGTCTCGCACTGCTGATGACCCTGGTGCTGGCGACCGGCTACCTGTTGGTCGGCGCGCTGCGGGTCAATCCGGCACGCTCGACCTACCAGATCACCATCGCGCTGCCGGATTCCGGCGGACTGCTCACCAACCAGGACGTGTCGGTTCGCGGAATTCCGGTGGGCCGCATCGAGGCGCTGCGGGTGACCGGATCCGGGGTCGAGGCGATCGCCAACATCGACTCGAGCGTCCGGATCCCGGCAGCCAGCCCGGTTCGGGTGTCGGGTCTGTCGGCCGCCGGTGAGCAGTACATCGACTTCGAGCCGTCGTCGAACACCGGGCCGTTCCTGTCCGCGGGCAGCAAGGTCTCCCAGGACCAGGCCACCACCCCGATCCCGATGGCGACCCTGCTGGCCGACGCCGACGGCATGCTGGCCCAGACCGATCCCCGCAAACTCGATCTGGTCAAAAAGGAGTTGAGTCTGACCGGGGAGGGCCCGCAGAAGCTCACCGACCTCGTCGACGGCGGCACCTTCCTGCTGTCGACCCTGGACTCGGTGCTGCCGGAGACGGTGAGCCTGCTCAAGTCCAGCCGGGTGGTGCTGACCATGCTCAGCGACGTCGACAGCGGGCTGGTCACCACGACGGCGAACCTGGACAAGGTGTTCAAGGGCGTCAACCCGATGATCGGCGGCTACCAGCGGCTGCTGGATCAGGGGCCGGGGATGCTGTCGGCCGTGGACGGGATCTTCGACGACAACTCCGATGTGATGGTGGGCTTGCTGGGCAATCTGGTCACCACCGCCCAGTTGCTCTACGTCCGGGTACCGGCGCTCAACGCGTTGTTCCCCGACTACCGCGGGTCGTTGCTGGAGGCGCTGTCGACGACGATCCGGGAGAAGGGCCTGTGGACGACCGGGGACATCTACCCGCGCTACACCTGTGATTACGGCACGCCGCGGCGGGTGCCGTCGGCAGCGGACTACCCCGAGCCGTTCCTGTACAACTACTGTCGCGACACCGACCCGTCGGTCTTGATCCGCGGCGCCCGCAACGCACCGCGCCCACCCGGTGACGACACCGCCGGCCCCCCGCCCGGTGCGGACCTGACCGCGACCACCGATCCGACGCCCAAGGGCCGCTACACGATTCCCACCGAGTACGGCGGTCCGCCGCTGTTGATCGATCCGCCCCGCTGA
- a CDS encoding MlaD family protein produces the protein MPTITRRTRTAVLALVCSTVVASSAACGSGLDSLPLPAPGIGSGGYRVTAVFANALNLPAHAKVKLAGADVGQLESMEARNYTAVTTLRIMDGVRIPVGSTAELRSATPLGDVFVAIKPPAEVDSSAPLLKAGDTIGMDSTASASTVESVLSSAALLVNGGAVQNFTNIVNGAGKATGDQGKAFGKLIGQSNDLLAKLNARSGEIESALRQTSDLADRLDARSAALTEVLEAASPATDTLVDNTTALADLVEQLGATSRQLARFPSIAGTDDSGHSFVVDANTIAKSWNDVATDPDTSLWALNRMMAPLIKVTPSAAISTTVSVDRLVWGSMPDAGFKGDPAFHGPKRYDWAKLAGSIKYALWRLQERVVGRGPDSDMGQAPWTAVGPPIPPTPSEEEVAAQERTRENARGNAPGPTP, from the coding sequence ATGCCGACGATCACCCGACGCACTCGGACGGCGGTACTGGCACTGGTGTGCAGTACCGTGGTGGCCTCCTCGGCGGCGTGCGGCAGCGGGCTGGACAGCCTGCCGCTGCCCGCGCCCGGGATCGGCAGCGGCGGTTACCGCGTCACCGCCGTGTTCGCCAACGCGCTCAACCTGCCCGCGCACGCCAAGGTCAAACTCGCGGGTGCCGATGTGGGGCAACTGGAGTCGATGGAGGCCCGCAACTACACCGCGGTCACCACCCTGCGCATCATGGACGGCGTCCGCATCCCGGTGGGCAGCACCGCCGAATTGCGTTCCGCGACACCGCTCGGCGATGTGTTCGTGGCGATCAAGCCGCCCGCGGAGGTCGACTCGTCGGCGCCCCTGCTGAAGGCCGGCGACACCATCGGCATGGACTCCACCGCATCGGCGTCGACGGTGGAATCGGTGTTGAGCTCGGCGGCACTGCTGGTCAACGGCGGTGCGGTGCAGAACTTCACCAACATCGTCAACGGTGCGGGCAAGGCCACGGGCGACCAGGGCAAGGCCTTCGGGAAGCTCATCGGCCAGTCCAACGACCTGCTGGCGAAGCTCAACGCCCGTTCCGGCGAGATCGAGTCGGCGCTGCGCCAGACCAGTGACCTGGCCGACCGGCTCGATGCGCGCAGCGCCGCGCTGACCGAGGTGCTCGAAGCGGCCAGCCCGGCCACCGACACCCTGGTGGACAACACCACTGCGCTGGCCGACCTGGTCGAACAGCTCGGCGCCACCAGCCGACAGCTGGCGCGGTTCCCCTCCATCGCCGGCACCGACGACTCGGGGCACAGCTTCGTCGTCGACGCCAACACCATCGCCAAGTCCTGGAACGACGTGGCGACCGATCCCGACACCAGCCTGTGGGCGCTGAACCGGATGATGGCGCCGCTGATCAAGGTGACGCCCAGCGCGGCGATCTCCACCACCGTCAGCGTCGACCGGCTGGTCTGGGGTTCGATGCCCGATGCCGGCTTCAAGGGGGACCCGGCGTTCCACGGCCCGAAGCGCTACGACTGGGCGAAGTTGGCCGGGTCCATCAAGTACGCGCTGTGGCGGCTGCAGGAGCGTGTCGTGGGACGCGGCCCGGACTCCGACATGGGCCAGGCACCGTGGACGGCTGTTGGGCCGCCGATCCCGCCCACGCCGTCCGAGGAAGAAGTGGCCGCCCAAGAGCGGACCCGGGAGAACGCTCGGGGGAACGCACCGGGGCCGACGCCGTGA
- a CDS encoding MCE family protein, which yields MSTPATTPTRRRGRNALLALLIVGAVALASAAAYSYSPFGRDITVTAQFDSAAGLYEDNVVAVLGMPVGKVRKITPKGEYVEAEFTVDRGVKIPADVNAVTINTSILTARQIELTPAYSGGPVLQNGTTIGLNRTRTPVAFDRVLDMLDKVSKSLGGDGKGNGPVADVINAGADIADGNGEKIKSALGELSRALKLSSDHGEVTGDQLTSIITNLSSLMEAADRNDAKLRQFGSTTRQLSQMLADEDFGTGRTGRKLNEIVAQATQLLQANRENLKQTVLDGDRATVTIVDKQRDLAELLNVLPLALENVYNAVDANNGSVRIHAVTDKLLFDNQGMKEICNMMHLRQLGCGTGTLADYGPDFGLTYILDGLSMMGQ from the coding sequence ATGAGCACCCCGGCGACCACCCCCACCCGACGGCGCGGCCGCAACGCGCTGTTAGCCCTGCTGATCGTCGGTGCCGTCGCACTGGCTTCGGCCGCCGCGTACTCCTACAGTCCGTTCGGCCGCGATATCACCGTGACCGCCCAATTCGACAGTGCCGCCGGCCTGTATGAGGACAACGTGGTCGCGGTGCTGGGCATGCCGGTGGGCAAGGTCCGCAAGATCACCCCGAAGGGCGAATACGTCGAGGCGGAGTTCACCGTCGACCGCGGCGTGAAGATTCCCGCCGACGTGAACGCGGTGACCATCAACACCTCGATCCTGACGGCACGCCAGATCGAGCTGACCCCCGCCTATTCGGGCGGACCGGTGTTGCAGAACGGCACCACCATCGGACTCAACCGCACCCGGACCCCGGTGGCCTTCGACCGGGTCCTGGACATGCTCGACAAGGTGTCCAAGTCGCTCGGGGGCGACGGGAAGGGCAACGGGCCGGTGGCCGACGTGATCAACGCCGGCGCCGACATCGCCGACGGCAACGGCGAGAAGATCAAGTCGGCCCTCGGCGAACTCTCCCGTGCACTGAAGCTCAGTTCCGATCACGGCGAGGTGACCGGCGACCAGTTGACCTCGATCATCACCAACCTGAGTTCGTTGATGGAGGCGGCGGACCGCAACGACGCGAAGCTACGTCAATTCGGCTCCACCACACGGCAGTTGAGCCAGATGCTCGCCGATGAGGATTTCGGCACCGGACGCACCGGACGCAAGCTCAACGAGATCGTCGCGCAGGCCACCCAACTGCTGCAGGCCAACCGGGAGAACCTCAAGCAGACCGTGCTCGACGGTGATCGCGCGACGGTGACCATCGTCGACAAGCAGCGCGACCTGGCCGAACTGCTGAACGTGCTCCCGCTGGCGTTGGAGAACGTCTACAACGCGGTCGACGCCAACAACGGGTCGGTGCGCATTCACGCGGTGACCGACAAGCTGCTCTTCGACAACCAGGGCATGAAGGAGATCTGCAACATGATGCATCTTCGCCAGTTGGGTTGCGGCACCGGAACCCTGGCGGATTACGGCCCGGACTTCGGGCTGACCTACATCCTCGACGGCCTCTCGATGATGGGTCAGTAG